In Candidatus Eisenbacteria bacterium, the sequence CCGTGTGGGTTCGACGGCGACGGTCTCCCCGTCGGCCTCCAGCTCATCGGCAAGCCCTTCGACGAGGCGACGCTCCTGCGCGTCGCCGCCGCCTACGAGGGCTCGACCGACTGGCATCAGCGAGGGCCGCGCCTGTGAGCGGCGGAATGGAATCCGTCATCGGGCTCGAGGTGCACGCAGAGCTCCTCACGCGCTCGAAGATCTTCTGCGGGTGCTCGGCGGGCTTCGGTGCGCCGCCCAACACGAACGTCTGCCCGGTCTGCCTCGGGATGCCCGGCGTGCTCCCGGTCCTCAACCGCCGCGTGGTCGAGTTCGCGATCCGCGCCGGCCTCGCCACCGGCTGCGCCGTCGCGCCGAGCTCGATCTTCGCGCGGAAGAACTACTTCTACCCCGACATCCCGAAGGGCTATCAGATCAGCCAGTACGAGCTGCCGATCTGCGCCGGCGGCCACATCGACGTCGTGACGGAGGCCGGAACGAAGCGCGTGGGACTGACGCGCATCCACATGGAGGAGGACACGGGCAAGAACGTCCACGACGCGCACGTGGCCGACAGCCTGGTCGACTTCAACCGCTCGGGCGTCCCCCTGCTCGAGATCGTGAGCGAGCCGGACCTGCGCACGCCGGGCGAAGCGGGGGCATACCTCCGCACGCTGCGCTCGATCCTGCAGTATCTCGAGGTCTGCGACGGCAACATGGAGGAAGGGAGCTTCCGCTGCGACGCCAACGTCTCGGTGCGGCCGCGCGGCCAGAAAGAGCTCGGCACCAAGGTCGAGATCAAGAACATGAACTCCTTCCGCGCCGTCGAGCGGGCGCTCGTCTACGAGATCGCGCGCCAGGAGCAGGCGATCGCCGACGGCGAGCGCATCGTTCAGGAGACGCGCCTGTGGGACGCCGATCGCGAGGAGACGCGATCCATGCGTTCCAAGGAGAGCGCGCACGACTATCGCTACTTTCCCGATCCCGACCTGCTCCCGCTCGCCGTCGAGCCGGCGTGGATCGCCGAGATCCGGCGCACCATGCCCGAGCTGCCCGCGGAGCGTCGCGCTCGCCTCGAGCGCGAGCACGGGCTCTCGGCCTACGACGCCGACGTGCTCACACAGCGCAAGGACGTTGCCGACTACTTCGAGGCGGGGGT encodes:
- the gatB gene encoding Asp-tRNA(Asn)/Glu-tRNA(Gln) amidotransferase subunit GatB, which translates into the protein MESVIGLEVHAELLTRSKIFCGCSAGFGAPPNTNVCPVCLGMPGVLPVLNRRVVEFAIRAGLATGCAVAPSSIFARKNYFYPDIPKGYQISQYELPICAGGHIDVVTEAGTKRVGLTRIHMEEDTGKNVHDAHVADSLVDFNRSGVPLLEIVSEPDLRTPGEAGAYLRTLRSILQYLEVCDGNMEEGSFRCDANVSVRPRGQKELGTKVEIKNMNSFRAVERALVYEIARQEQAIADGERIVQETRLWDADREETRSMRSKESAHDYRYFPDPDLLPLAVEPAWIAEIRRTMPELPAERRARLEREHGLSAYDADVLTQRKDVADYFEAGVRAGAPAKDMANWTMTEILRMVRDEKLDEALVIRTWPIGPTQLAKLIRLVTTGVVNRNTAKGLLPKLRGTELDPQELVRREGLAQVSDRAALEAAVRDVIARCPDQVAQIRAGKEKVMGFLVGQVMKATGGKANAQMVQDLLRAALAQSS